The sequence AATTAAATCAGCAGCACGAGATTTAGTGCGATTAAAGACAAGTAATTCATAACCAGCATTTAAAATATGACCGGCCATGCTTTGTCCCATAACACCTGTACCAATAAATCCTATAACTGAACTTTTAGCGTTACACATAACTTACATCATCTCCTA comes from Neobacillus endophyticus and encodes:
- a CDS encoding NAD(P)-binding domain-containing protein; translation: MCNAKSSVIGFIGTGVMGQSMAGHILNAGYELLVFNRTKSRAADLI